The genome window ATTGAAGATATAAAATCATTTAAAAAATCTCCGCCATGCGCTTTAATAGCTGATTATCAAAGTAATGGGATAGGAAGTAGAGCAAATAGCTGGCAAAGTCCAAAAGGTAACTTATATCTAAGTTTTGCTTTAAATGAAAATGATTTGCCAAAAGATCTTGAACCAGCATCAGCTAGTATATATTTTGCTTTTATTTTGGTGCTAACGCTTAGAGATATGGGTTCAAAGCTTTGGTTGAAGTGGCCAAATGATATATATTTAGGCAACCGTAAAATAGCAGGCATAATCACAACTAAAAGCAAAGGCGTATATATATGTGGTATTGGAATGAATTTAAAAAATTCTCCACACTACGCAGATTGCCTAGATATAGAGCTTAATAGGGATTTGATAGTGGATTTATACTTTAAAAATTTAAATCTTAAGCCTCAATGGAAGCAAATTTTTAGCAAATATCTGATAGAATTTGAGTTATCAAAGAATTTTTGCGTCCATATAGATGATGAACAAGTGAGCCTAAATGGTGCCATACTACAAAATGATGGTTCAATAATAATAAATAATAAAAGGGTGTATTCAGCAAGATGAGTGAGGTTATAACCATTGCCAATCAAAAAGGTGGCGTAGGCAAAACTACTACAGCTGTAAATTTAGCAGCATCTTTGGCTGTGGCTGAAAAGAGAGTTTTGCTACTTGATATCGATCCACAGGCCAATGCGACAACTGGTCTAGGATTTAAAAGAAGTGATTATGAATTTAATATCTATCATGTCTTAACAGGTAGAAAAAATATAAACGATATAATATTAAAAACAGAGTTAAAAATGCTTGATATTGCTCCATCAAATATTGGGCTTGTAGGTATCGAGCAAGAATTTAGCGAGCAAAATAGAGATTATAAAATTATTTTAAAAAATAAGCTCTCTTCAATTCGTGATAACTATGATTATATTATTATTGATAGCCCACCAACTCTTGGGATTTTGACTATTAATGCACTTACTGCAAGCGATAGCGTTATAATACCAATTCAGTGTGAGTTTTATGCTATGGAGGGTCTAGCTCAAATTTTTAATACCGTAAAGGTGATAAAAGAGACTATAAATCCAAAATTAACTATAAAAGGCTTTTTGCCTACGATGTATAGCGCACAAAATAATCTCTCTAAAGAGACGGTAGCTGACTTGAAAAAACACTTTAGTAATAAGCTATTTAAGGCTGAAAACTGCGAAGATGGGTTTGTCATAATTCCTAGAAATGTAAAATTAGCCGAGAGTCCAAGCTTTGGTAAGCCAGTAATTTTATATGATATTAAATCAAGTGGCTCACAAGCATATCAAAATTTAGCTCACTCAATAATGGGGTAAGTATGGCACTTGGTAGAGGATTAGACTCCATCTTAGGTGATGTAGAGCAAGCATATAATAAAGAGTTAAATAAAGAATTAGTAGCTCAGATCGAGATTGATAGGATTAAGCCCAATCCATTTCAGCCTAGAAAAAATTTCAGCGATGAGGCTTTAAAAGAGCTTAGCCAAAGTATTGAGCGTCATGGTTTAATTCAGCCAATTATTGTTATTAAAAAGGGTGATGATTTTACACTAATTGCTGGAGAGAGACGCTTAAGAGCTAGCAAACTGCTTGGATTTAGCAAGATTAAAGCAATTGTAGCTAATATAGGTGATAAAAATTTAAGAGAGTTAGCACTAATTGAGAATATTCAAAGGGAAAATTTAAGCCCAATTGAGCTAGCTAACTCATATCAAGAGCTAATCAATGAGTATAAAATCACTCAAGAAGCTCTTGCTTCAATAGTAAAAAAGAGCAGAGTGCAAATAACAAATACTCTTAGACTCTTAGGCCTTGATGAGTATATCAAAACTTTAATAGATGAGGGTAAAATCACTCAAGGACATGCTAAGATAATGGTAGGACTAAATAGCGATAACCAAAAGCTTGTAGCTGATACCATAATCGGGCAAAAGTTAAGCGTTAGAGATACTGAAAATTTAGTAAAACGTCTAAAAACCAATAAAGAGAGTAAAAAATCAAAAGTTAATTTGGATAATATAGAGAATTTAAATTTGCTTAAAGATTTGATAGAGAATTTAGGTATAAAATGCAAAATAAGTGGCCAAAAACTCACATTAAATTTAAACGATAGTAAAAAAATAGATAATATAATAAAAATAATTCAAAAAATTCAGTAGAATTTATTTTTTAATATTGTAAAATATCCAATTAGTTTAATGAAATTACATAAGGAGAACCGATGCTACATATAGATCCGCCTTTGTTGCTGATTACGCTAGTGATCTTTTTAGGGCTTATCTTTGTGCTAAATTCCATTCTCTACAAGCCTTTGCTTGGTTTCATTGATGATAGAAATAGATCTATCAAAAATGATGAAGAGAGCGTTAGCAAAAATGCTAATGATGTTGGAAGTTATGAAGCTGAGATAGAAAGAATTCTAAATGACGCTAGAGCTGAAGCGCAGGCTAAAAAGCATACTGCTTTAAATGAGGCTAAAGAAAAAGCTGCTACTAGAGTTGCTATTAAAAAAGAGAGCTTAGAAGCTGATTATAACAGTTTTATGGCTGGACTTGCTGATAGAAAAGCTGAGTTAAAATCAAATTTAGCCGCTAAACTTCCAGAATTAAAAAGTACCCTTGCTGGTTCTTTATCAAAGATATAGGAGATTTTAATGAATATTAAGTTTATTCTATTGTTAGTAGCT of Campylobacter vicugnae contains these proteins:
- a CDS encoding ParB/RepB/Spo0J family partition protein; this encodes MALGRGLDSILGDVEQAYNKELNKELVAQIEIDRIKPNPFQPRKNFSDEALKELSQSIERHGLIQPIIVIKKGDDFTLIAGERRLRASKLLGFSKIKAIVANIGDKNLRELALIENIQRENLSPIELANSYQELINEYKITQEALASIVKKSRVQITNTLRLLGLDEYIKTLIDEGKITQGHAKIMVGLNSDNQKLVADTIIGQKLSVRDTENLVKRLKTNKESKKSKVNLDNIENLNLLKDLIENLGIKCKISGQKLTLNLNDSKKIDNIIKIIQKIQ
- a CDS encoding biotin--[acetyl-CoA-carboxylase] ligase, translating into MAKGLVLEIEYLCECQSTQIKLIEDIKSFKKSPPCALIADYQSNGIGSRANSWQSPKGNLYLSFALNENDLPKDLEPASASIYFAFILVLTLRDMGSKLWLKWPNDIYLGNRKIAGIITTKSKGVYICGIGMNLKNSPHYADCLDIELNRDLIVDLYFKNLNLKPQWKQIFSKYLIEFELSKNFCVHIDDEQVSLNGAILQNDGSIIINNKRVYSAR
- a CDS encoding FoF1 ATP synthase subunit B', which codes for MLHIDPPLLLITLVIFLGLIFVLNSILYKPLLGFIDDRNRSIKNDEESVSKNANDVGSYEAEIERILNDARAEAQAKKHTALNEAKEKAATRVAIKKESLEADYNSFMAGLADRKAELKSNLAAKLPELKSTLAGSLSKI
- a CDS encoding ParA family protein yields the protein MSEVITIANQKGGVGKTTTAVNLAASLAVAEKRVLLLDIDPQANATTGLGFKRSDYEFNIYHVLTGRKNINDIILKTELKMLDIAPSNIGLVGIEQEFSEQNRDYKIILKNKLSSIRDNYDYIIIDSPPTLGILTINALTASDSVIIPIQCEFYAMEGLAQIFNTVKVIKETINPKLTIKGFLPTMYSAQNNLSKETVADLKKHFSNKLFKAENCEDGFVIIPRNVKLAESPSFGKPVILYDIKSSGSQAYQNLAHSIMG